In Methanothermobacter tenebrarum, the sequence GCCATGAATATCACCAAGATTATATGCAAGCCAGAGAATATCAGCAGCAATAGCCGAAGGCGTCTTATACTGCTCCAAAACAGCCTTAGGACTAATATAATCCGGTATCCTCTCAAGTAAAATTTCAAGATGCCGCTTCTTCACTATCCTATACCCCATAACAGATCCCATCAAGGGAAATCCCTAATAGGTTATTCTATCAAGGAAACTTTAAATAATATCCTCACAAAAATTATCATCAACAGATCTTAAAAAGAGAGGGTGTTCTCCCATGTTCAACAAAGTTCTCATCGCAAACCGTGGTGAAATAGCTATAAGGGTTATGAGAGCGTGCAGAGAACTGAATATTAAAAGTGTCGCCGTATATTCGGATGCTGATAAAAATTCATTATTCACACGTTACGCTGATGAATCACACCCCCTTGGCGGTTCAACACCATCCGAAAGCTACCTAAGAGTGGATAAAATAATAGACATAGCCGAAAAATCTGGTGCAGAGGCCATACACCCAGGTTACGGTTTCCTAGCCGAAAACCCGAAACTTGGCATGGAATGTGAAAAACATGGCATAAAACTCATAGGCCCCAAAAGTTCAGTTATTGAAGCCATGGGTGACAAGATAAGAGCAAGGAAACTCATGAAAAAGGCCAAGGTCCCAGTAGTCCCGGGTACAATAGAGGGTGTAAAGGATGCTGAAAAAGCCATTAAAATCGCAGAGGAGATAGGCTACCCGGTCATGGTAAAAGCATCCGCCGGGGGTGGTGGCATAGGTATGAGAACAGTCTACGAGGAAGACGAGCTTGTAAGGGCCATAGAATCTACACAATCGGTAGCATCATCCGCCTTCGGGGACTCCACAGTTTATATAGAAAAGTACCTTGAAAAGCCAAGGCACATTGAATTCCAGGTGCTTGCAGACGAACACGGGAACATAATACACCTTAACGAGAGGGAATGTTCAATACAACGCAGGCACCAGAAATTGATAGAGGAAGCCCCCTCCCCTATAATGACACCCGAACTCAGGGAGAGGATGGCTGCAGCGGCTGTCAGAGCCGCTAAGCATATAGGTTACACCAATGCTGGTACAGTGGAATTCCTATATTCCAATGGGGACTTCTATTTCCTCGAGATGAACACAAGAGTCCAGGTAGAACACCCTATAACAGAGGTTATAACAGGCGTGGACATAGTAAAGGAACAGATAAGAATCGCAGCCGGCGAAGAACTCTCCTATTCACAGGATGAGATAAGTATAAGGGGTCATGCTATTGAATGTCGCATAAACGCAGAGGATCCCCTATCAGATTTCAAACCGACACCAGGTAGGATAACAGGTTACAGGTCACCTGGTGGCATAGGGGTTAGGGTTGACAGTGGCGTTTATATGAACTATGAGATCCCAAGCTACTATGATTCCATGATATCAAAGCTTATAGTATGGGGTCGCGACCGTGCAGAGGCCATTGAAAGGATGAAAAGAGCCCTCGCAGAGTATATAATATTGGGTGTTAAGACAACCATACCATTCCATAAGGCTATAATGAGGAACGAGGCCTTCAATAGGGGAGAACTCCACACACACTTTGTAGACCATCATAGGAAGCAGATCGAAGAGGAGATGAAAAGGATAGTCATCGAGGATAAAGAGATGGTAACCAGGCTACAATCAACATTCCTACCCCCAAAGAAGGTTGCCGCGATCTCAGCGGCAATAGGAAATTATATAGCATCCAACAAAAAGGTGTTATAGATGAATTATAAGATCCTCGAGTTCCTATATGAGAACAGGAAAAGATTCGCGTCTGTAGATGAGATAGCGTCAAAATTAGGCCTTGAACCTGATAAGATCCTGGAGGTACTTAAGATCCTTGAGGATAGGGGTTATAAGTTCGAGAAATCAGAGGAAGGTTATAGA encodes:
- a CDS encoding acetyl-CoA carboxylase biotin carboxylase subunit → MFNKVLIANRGEIAIRVMRACRELNIKSVAVYSDADKNSLFTRYADESHPLGGSTPSESYLRVDKIIDIAEKSGAEAIHPGYGFLAENPKLGMECEKHGIKLIGPKSSVIEAMGDKIRARKLMKKAKVPVVPGTIEGVKDAEKAIKIAEEIGYPVMVKASAGGGGIGMRTVYEEDELVRAIESTQSVASSAFGDSTVYIEKYLEKPRHIEFQVLADEHGNIIHLNERECSIQRRHQKLIEEAPSPIMTPELRERMAAAAVRAAKHIGYTNAGTVEFLYSNGDFYFLEMNTRVQVEHPITEVITGVDIVKEQIRIAAGEELSYSQDEISIRGHAIECRINAEDPLSDFKPTPGRITGYRSPGGIGVRVDSGVYMNYEIPSYYDSMISKLIVWGRDRAEAIERMKRALAEYIILGVKTTIPFHKAIMRNEAFNRGELHTHFVDHHRKQIEEEMKRIVIEDKEMVTRLQSTFLPPKKVAAISAAIGNYIASNKKVL